The following nucleotide sequence is from Borrelia parkeri.
TGATCAATTAAGGCATAAAATAAGAATTGAAATGTTTGTACCATTGCTGAAAGAATATTTAGGTAAACAGGTAAAATTGGAGTATGGAAAAGTATTTAATAATCATTATTACTATGATTTTTTAGATTTAATAAAGAATGATCAAAAATACCTGAATGATAATGAATTTAAACAGGTTATTAATTAGAGGACTTGTTATGAATGATGTAATAGAAAATGCAGAGAAAAAAATAAGGTTAATTCCAAAAGAAGAAAAACTTCTTTTTATTAGGATAGAAGAAATTGAGGGTCGAAAAATATATCACACTAAAATTATGGAAGATTTATACAAATTTGGAATTTATAAAAGTATAAAAAGTATGTTTTTTATTTCATTTAGAGGGTTGTTTAATCAAAACAAGATCGAATATTTTCATTTATTTCCTATACAAGAAGGAGACAAATTCTTAGGAATTTTTTATAGATACAGAAGACCAATAAAAAATATTGTTATGAAATATGAAGAAAATGGAGTAATAAAAACATCTACATTTTCAAAAGTATACTATTTAGAATTTAGATTTAAAAAGGGTAGTGTTTGTTGTTATCTTAAAGGGATATCTCGTTTACTTAAAAAAGAGAAGTTCGATACAAAATATTACCAATCTTTAATTCATATAATAAAAAAATTAGAAAGAGAAGTATATGAATTTTACGGAAAGAAATTACCAGAAGGAGGTTTGATTGAAAAATGGATACAAAAAAACCAAAAGTAATAACAATAGCATCAATTAAAGGTGGTGTTGGAAAAAGTACAAGCTCAATCATACTTGCAACATTATTGGCTCAAAAGTGTAAAGTTTTACTAATAGATATGGATACACAAGCATCAACAACTAGTTATTTTTATGAAAAGATAGAAAAACTTAATGTTAATTTAACTAAATTTAATATTTATGAGATTTTAAAAGAAAGCATAGATATTGAGAGTTCTATCATTAATATAGACAATAATCTTGATTTAATTCCTAGTTACTTAACTTTACATAATTTTAATGAAGAAAAAATTGAATGTAAAGATATTTTATTAAAAACCAGTTTAGGTACTTTATGTTTTGAATATGATTATATAGTTATTGATACAAATCCTAGTTTAGACATTACATTGAAAAATGCACTTATATGTAGTGATTATGTAATAGTTCCAATGACGGCTGAGAAGTGGGCAGTTGAAAGTTTAGATTTATTTAATTTTTTCATAAAAAAATTGAAGTTAACTTTACCTATATTTTTAATAATAACAAGATTTAAAAAGAATAAAACGCATAAAGCATTGTTTGAGATTTTAAAAAAAAGTGACAGATTTTTAGGAATAATATCGGAAAGAGAAGACTTAAATAGGAGAATAGCAGAGAACAATATTTTTGATTTAAGTAAAGATTATATAAAAGAATATGAAAGTATTTTAGAAAAATTTTTAAAGAAAACATAAATCGTCTAATTATTAGACAATTTATTAAAAAGGAGTTTGGAATGGATATAAAGATAAATAAAAGAGTTTTAAATGATAATGGAAGTTATGTTATTAATGATGGTGCATTAAATTATTACAATTCTTTAAAAGAAAAATTAAAAATTAATTCTAAAAAAGAAATTTATTGTAAACTAGAAACATTGAAAATTTTAAAAGAAATAAAAGATAATCAGTATTATAAGTTAGATGGTTATAAAAATTTTGATTCCTTTTCTAAGGATTTTAGACTTGCAAGAGCCCAAGTTTATAATTATTTAAAGATTGCTAATGCAATAGAAGAAGGAGTTATAGAAGAAGAATTTTTGATAAAAAATGGAATATTAGAAACATTAGTTATATTAAGGAATAAGGAAACTAAAACAATAAAGAAGTCAAGACAAAATTCAATCAAACCTCTTCGTTTCCAACTTAAAAGTCGAGATAGTTATGATTTTTATAAGAAAAATGGTAAGTTTACAAGCTTCTTAATGGATAAGTTATTTAGAGACAAAAAAGATTTATTAGAAGAAGTTATGAAAGAATTTAAAGGAGAATAAGTAAAGAGTTTATAAAGGAAGTATTAAATTTTGTCTTAAAGTTATATAATGATGGTTTTAATTATAAATATTAAAGGAAGGAATGAATTCACTTGAATAATAAATTATTAATGTAAAATTTTGAACCGGATTTGTCTAATACTTAATAAGTATTTAGTATTTGCTAATATTAATTGAATTTTGTTTGAAAAAGTAATATAATCCGTTATTAGGTATTGTTCATTGTGAACTGCCTTTTGTTCTTTCATGTTAGAGACGTTAGAGTTTAGTTAAGTATTCTATTAAGAATTTTTAATTAAACTCTAATTTTTTGTTAGGTAATTTTATACATTAATTCCATATCTAAGTTATTGTATTTATAAATTTTTATTGCTAAATTGATAAATACAATTTTTTTGTTATATTATTTTGTTTATAAGAAGAAAAAAGCAGTTTAAATATGATAAAAAATATTGTAAATATAATAACTAGAATGTGTAAAGCAAGTAAGAATCAAGCAAGGATAAACTTTTTAAAGTCTTTGCACAGTCTACGTATGAATTTAAGTGGTGTTGCTAAGAACCTTAATGGATATGGGTATAAATATCAAGATTTTAATGAGATAATAAGGGAAATTAAGAGTGTTATAAAGAACAATAATTTGGACATTGATTTCATGCAATGCCCAACATTTAAAGTTGTAGGAAATAATACAATTAATGTTATTACAACAACATTTTACAGTCCCAATAATGGATATGAATATTCATTTGATACACTTGTTTACAGCAAAGAATTAATATCAACGAGAGCAAAGATCAAAATACATTATCTCAACTTGTAGGTTCATGTATAACATATCATAAAAGATATGCTCTTGTAGGATACCTATCAATTGAGAGTGAAGTTGACACTGATGCTAGTTCCTTAAGTCATATTCAAGAAAATAGTAAAGAAAAAATTAGTAGTATCAATGTTCCACTTATAAATTCTCTGAAGGAAACTAAAATCGTTAATATTGAAACAGTAACTAAAAGTACAATAAAACAACAATTTGTGAGTCATAAATCTGTAACTAAGTTTGAGAGTCTGTCTAAACGTATACCTGCTAAGTATCATTATTACAAGAACTTGTTACAAGCATCTAAAAGGATGCATTCGGTGTTAGATATGGTACCTTTTGATAGTTTAGAAATGATAAATAAGTTTTTATTACAATTAAAGGATGCTAATGATTCTAATATACTTGAGTATTTTGAAGCTAAACCAGAGCTTAAAACTATAAAGTATTGGACTGAGCTTATAAATAATTATTTAACTTATTTTATCTCTTAATAAGAACTTATATTATTTTAATTACAGAGTTTTAAGAGTAGATTCTTAAAATCTATTATTAGTTTAAGTAATGACTTCTTAAATGTTTTCACTTCCTTTACTGATATGGTTGGAGGGGTTTTAGGTTTTGATACTAATACTAAAAAGTCTGATGTTGCAGCTTACTTTAAGAAGATTCATGACACTGTTTCATCTACTAAAGAGGCCTTTGAGAGAATTGTTACTAATATGAAGAGTGAAAATAACCCTAATACTACTACAACTGAGACCGCAGTAAATAAATTGGTTACAACCACTCTTGATAAAATAATCCAGGGCACTAAAACCGTTAGTGAGGTTATTGGTACTATAGGTGATAAGTTGCTTGGTAATGTTGCTGCTGCCAATGCTGCTGGTGTTGCTGGTACTGAAGTCGATAAACTAGTAAAGGGTATTAAATCAATTGTAGACGTGGCACTTGGAGATAAAGGTAATTCTGAGGCTGGTACCGATAAAAAAGCCGATGATCTTGGAGTAAGAACTGCTAATGCTGGGGATGGTGAGGCAGGTAAATTATTTGCTAATGCAGCTATTGCTAATGATCCTAAAAAATCAGCAGCAGATTCTGCTAAAGCTGTTGGGGCTGTAACTGGTGCTGATATTCTAAAAGCTATGGTTAAAGAAAATGGTGATTCTGCTAAGCTAGCTAAAGAAACAACCGGAAATGTTTCTTTAGCTCCTAAAGATGCTACTATTGCAGGAGGAATAGCATTAAGAGCTATGGCTAAGGAAGGAAAGTTTGCTGGTCCTAGTGCTGCTGATAATGATTATGCTCCTGCAGTTAAAGGTGCAGCAGTAAGTGCAGTAACTAAAGCATTGGGTACTCTAACTATTGCTATAAGAAACACTATTGATTTGGGCCTTAAAACAGTTAAAGATGCTATTAAATTTAATACTACTGATACTACTGATACTACTGATAATCAGACTCCTGAAACTAAAAGTTAATAATCAGAATTAATAACAAATACATAACTAAATAAAGTCATTTTAGGAAAACTTTTCTCTTTATGAGAATTGTTTTCCTTTTACCTATATCTTGCCCTCCTGAGTAAAAAGGAGGCACGTGATAATGAAAAGAATTACTTTTTGTGCGTTATTGATGACTTTATTTTTACTTCTTAGTTGTGGGAGTGGGAGTGCTAAGACGGAAGATCCTAAAACCACTTTCTTAAATTCTATTGCTAATTTAGGTAAAGGGTTCTTAGATGTTTTTACTTCCCTTTCTGATATGGTTTCTGGTTCTTTTGGTATTAAGGCTGAGACTAAAAAGGAAGATATTGGAGCTTATTTCACTAAAATTGCAGAGACTATGACATCTGTTAAAAAGAAATTACAAGATGAAGTTGCTAATAATGGAAATTACTTGAAACTTAAATCAGTCGTTGATACTTTTATCACAGGAACATTAGACAAGATCGCAGAAGGGGCTAAGACTGCGGCTAAAGGGGCTACAACTGATACTGCTGTTGGTAATGCTGTCAAAAATGAAGATGCTACACCCGCAGATGCTTCAAGTGTTAACTCTCTTGTTAAAGGAATTAAAACTATTGTTGACGTGGTCTTAAAAGACAATGAAGGGAGTGCAGAGGCAAATAAGACTACAGATGATGACAAAAAGGATATTGGTAAGTTGTTTAGTAAAGCATCTGATGATGGAACTGAAACTGAGGCTGCTAAGGCAAATGCATCAATAGGTGCAGTAACTGGTGCTGACATTTTACAAGCTATTGCTAAGTCTGGTATGGCTTCAGCCGGTAAAGATATTGATCAAGCAAAGGATGTTGCTGAGATTGCTACTGCTAAAAATGATAGTGGTACTAAAGAGACTAAGAGAAAAGATGCAGTTATTGCGGGAGGAATAGCTTTAAGAGCTATGGCTAAGGGTGGTAAATTTGCTGCTAAAAATGAAGACAAAGCTGTACCTGCAGTTAATGGTGTTGCTGCTAGTGCTGTTGGTAAGACTTTAAGTACTCTAATAATAGCAATAAGAAATACTGTTGATAGTGGTTTAAAAACAATCAGTGAAGCACTAGCTGCCGTTAAACAAGAAGATAAATCTGCAGATTCTACTACACCTGCAGGAGCAGCAGCTAGCGGACAGAAACAATAAATAATTATTAATAAAATATACATAACTAAATAAAGTCATTTTAGGAAAACTCTTCTCTTCATGAGATTCGTTTTCCTTTTATTTATATTTTGTTCCCCTGGTTAATAAGGAGGCACGTGATAATGAAAAGAATTACTTTAAGTGCATTATTAATGACTTTATTTTTACTCATGTCTTGTAATAATTCAGGGACTTCTCCTAAAGATGGACAAGCGGCTAAATCTGATGGTACAATCTTTGACCTAGATACAATAACTAAAAACATAAAAGAGGCTGTCGCTTTTGCTAAGAGTGTTACAGAAATTCATACTTTAGTTAAGTCCATTGATGAGCTTGCTAAAGCTATTGGTAAGAAAATTAAAGATGATGGTACTCTTGAGGATGAGCAAAACCATAATGGAGCATTGGTTACAGGGGTATATCAATTAATATTGGATGTACAGGGTAAGTTGACAAAATTGGAAACTGGGGCCAGCAAGTTTGCTGGGATAAAGGAGAAGGTTGTTGCTGCTAAGACTTCAAGTGGAACATTTTTGAATAAATTAAAAGGTGAGAGCGACCTTCGTAAGGAGGGTATTACTGATGCTCATGCAAAGAGTGCTATACTTGTAACAGATGCTACAAAAGATAAAGGAGCAAAAGAACTTGGTGAGCTCAATACAGCAATAGATGCTTTGTTAACGGCTGCTGAAGCTGCAGTAACAGCTGCAATTACACAGCTTTCAACCCCTGCTAAGTCAGAGCCTACTGCTCAATCTAACTAAGGATAAACAAGTTAATTTATTATTATAAGATTACTTTTTAATCAATCGTTATTTTCTTATAAAATAAAGTCTATAAATAATAAGCTAGGAGTTTGCTTCTCTTAGCTTTTTTTGTTTCTTTATTCTCTCTTTATTTCCTTTACTACTTTATTATACTTCTTTAGATTTTTTTTATCTTTTAGACTTATATTTATGCTTTGATTTTATCTTGTTTTATCTCTTGATAAGAAATTATATTTCTTATTTTTACTTCTTAGTTGTGGCAGTGGGAGTACTAAGGCTGAGGATCCTCAGAGTAGATTCTTAAAGTCAGTTATTAGTTTAGGTAATGACTTCTTAAATGTTTTCACTTCCCTTTCTGATATGGTTGGAGGGGTTTTAGGTTTTGATACTAATACTAAAAAGTCTGATGTTGCAGTTTACTTTAAGAAAGTACATGATACTCTTTCATCTACTAAGACATCCCTTGAGAAAATTGTTTCTGATATGAAATCTGATAATAATCCTAATTCTTCTACAGTTGAGACTGCTGTAACTAATTTAGTTACAACCACTCTTGATAAAATAATCCAGGGGGCTAAGACTGCTAGTGAGGCTGTTGGTACTACAGGTGATGAGTTACTTGGTAATGTTGGTGCGAATAATGCTGCTGGTGTTGCTGGTACTGAAGTTGATAAACTAGTAAAGGGAATTAAGACAATTGTAGAATTGGTACTTGGAGATAAAGGAAATCCTGAGGCGGGTACTGATAAAAAAGCTGATGATCTTGGAATAAAAACTGCAAATAATGCTGGTAATGGTGAAGCAGGTAAATTATTTGCTGCTAATGCTGCTATTGATAGTGCTGATAATGCAAAAAAAGTTGCAGCTGATGCTGCTAAAGCTGTTGGGGCTGTTACTGGTGCTGACATATTGAAAGCCATAGTTAAAAATGGTTCTAATTCTGCTGTTGATGCTGCAAAGGCTAATGCTAAAGATGGAACTATTGCAGGTGCTATTGCATTAACAGTTATGGCAAAGGATGGTAAATTTGCTGGTCCTACTGCTGATAGTGTTGATTATGTTATTGCTGCTAAAGGTGCAGCTATAAGTGCAGTAACTAAAGCATTGGGTACTCTAACTATTGCTATAAGAAACACTATTGACGCAGGACTTAAAGAAGTTAAAGATGCTATGAAATTTAATTCTACTGATACTCCTGTAACTACTGATAGGCAAGTTTCTGAAACTAAAGGTCAATAATTAGAATTAATAACAATATACATAATTAAATAAAGTCATTTTAGGAAAACTATTCTCTTCATAAGAATTGTTTTCCTTTTGTTTTTATCTTGTTCTAAGGTTGTTAACCACTTTGCCCCTTTAGGTTAATAAGGAGGCACGTGATAATGAAAAGAATTACTTTTTGTGCGTTATTAATGACTTTATTTTTACTTCTTAGCTGTGGCAGTGGTCAACAGGTTGCAAACTCAGGTAATCCTGGAACAGCAGGAGGAGAGCAACAAGGGGTTGGGAGTTTAAGTTCAGTGCTAATGGAGGTAGGTAGGAGTGCTGAAAATGCCTTTTATTCTTTTTTAGAGTTACTCTCAGATACATTAGGCTTTACTGCTAAATCAACTACAAAGAAAGAGGATGTTGGAGGTTATTTTAACAGCTTAGGTGCGAAGCTTGGAGACGCATCAGCAGAGTTAGAACAAGTAGCAGTTAAGGCAACAGCAGATCTTGAGAAAGGCGATGCATCTAAAAATCCTATTAGAGTAGCTATTGATGCTGCTAAGACTACTTTAAGCAAATTAAAAGGCCATTTAGACTCCTTAAAAGGGATAGGTGATGACAAAGTGGTAGGGGACGCAGCAAGTGGTGGTGCTGGTTTAGGAGCAGCAGTTGATACAGATGAATTAAAGAAAGCCCTTAAGGCCTTGCAGGAGATAGTAAAATCTGCAACAGATGTAGGTGTTCAAGCATTAAAAGAAGGAACTACTACATTACAAGCAAATGGAGGCGCAGATAATAAGGATGGTGCTAAGATATTAGCTACAAGTGGTGGTAATAATCCAGCAGCAACAGATGCAGGAAAAGCAGCAGCAATATTATCAACAGTAAGTGGTGAGGAAATACTAGCATCAATAATTGCATCAAAAGAAAGTGATGCAGCACTAGGAGCAGTTGCAGATGGAAATACAAGTGCCATTTCCTTTGCTAAAGGAGGTCAGGCAGATCACTTGGCAGGTGCAAATACTCCAAAAGCAGCAGCAGTAGTAGGAGGAATCGCATTACGTTCATTGATTAAGACAGGTAAATTAGCATCAGGCGCAGCAGATGCTGCTACAGGAGGAGGGAAAGAAGTACAAGGTGTAGGAATAACAGCAGTAAATAAGCTGTTAGTAGCAATAGAGGATATAATTAAGAATATAGTAAAGAATGTTCTTGAAAAAGCAAAAGAAAAAATAGATGAAGCAAGAGCTACAAAACCAGCAGGGCAGTAATAAGATAAATAATTAGATTAATTGCTTAAAAGTAAGATTAGAAGGAATCTGAGACGCATCTCTAAGATTCCTTCTATATTGTTGTAATTAACTTTAAGAAGTTAAATTGGCTTCTTAATCTAAAATTTCTTTCTTTGATTCACTTATTAAAATAGGTCAAGTATTTCAAGAGGTTTTTGGTATTTTTGGTAATGCTATTGGTGATGCTTTGGGACTTACAGCAGTTAAATCGGGTGACAAGAAAAGTAAAGTTGGTGAACACTTTAATAAGGTAAAGAAAGGATTAGAAGATACTAAGGATAAGTTAAATGAGCTATCAAATAAAATATCTGAAGTAACTAGTGCTGATGGAAACACAGTTGAAGCTGTTAAGGGTGCAATTAACAGTGCAAATGATGTTTTTGAGAGGCTAATTGCTGCTCTAACTAAACTTGCTGGTGTAATTAATGATGGTTCTGACATTGGTGATACTGCTAGTGGTGCTGCTGCAGTAGCTGCTGATAAAGATGGTGTTGAAGCCATGATTGGGGGAATTCAAACAATTATTGCAGAAGCAGGGAAGTCTGGCATAGCAATCAAACCTGGAAATGCTGGTGGGCAGGTAGCAGCTTCTGCTACAACAGATGCTACTGCTGTACTTGCTGCCAATGCTAGTGCTGGTGCTAATTCTGGTCCTAAACTTGCTGAAGAGGTATCTAAAGCTGATCCATGGGCAATGATTAACAAGATAAAAGATTCTAAAGCTACAACTGGTAATCTTAGTGAAGCTAGTAATTATGATGCTGGAACATTGGCAGTTGGTACACCTAATCATGCCAATGGTGCTGGTGCGGCTACTAATGCAGACTTAGCTGCTGCTGTTGCTCTTAAAGCTATGATTCAGACTGGTAAACTTAGTGCTACTGCTAATGAGGTTGTAGGAGTTAAAGCTGCTGCTGTAACTGCTGTAAATAAGGTATTAGGAGTACTTGACGTAATAATTAGGAAAACAGTATCAAGTAATCTAGATAAAATAAGAGAAGCAGTTAAAGGGATACAGTACTCTGAAACTACTGCTGAAGCAACTGAATCTAGTACTATTCAACCTGCTGCTACTAAATAAATTATCTAATTAAATAATCTACTAAATAAAGTCATTTTAGGAAAACTTTTCTCTCTTCATGAGAACCGTTTTCCTTTTGTTTTATCTAGCTCCCTTAAGTTAATAAGGAGGCACGTGATAATGAAAAGAATTACTTTTTGTGCATTATTAATGACTTTATTTTTACTTATGTCTTGTAATAATTCAGGGACTTCTCCTAAAGATGGACAAGCAGCTAAATCTGATGGCACAATCCTTGACTTAGCTACAATAACTAAAAACATAACTGATGCTGTAGATTTTGCAAAAAATGTTAAAGACGTTCATACTTTAGTTAAGTCTATTGATGAGCTTGCTAAAGCTATTGGTAAGAAAATTAAAGATGGTGATGAACTTGATATTGAGGCTGCTGTGAATGAATCTTTAGTTGCAGGAGCATTTCAAGTAATATTGACTGTAGAAACTAAATTGAAATTATTGGAAGGACCATCAGCTAAAATCTCAGATGCATGTAAGAAAAAGGTTACTGAGGCTAAGACTAAAAGTAGAGAGTTTTTAGGCAAATTGAGAGGGGCTACAGCTACTCTTGGTAAAAAAGGCGTTGCTGATAATGATGCAAAAGCAGCTATAGATAGAATAGGTACATCTAATGGAGATAAAGGTGTTGCAGAACTTATTGCCTTGAACACAGCAATTGATGCTTTGTTAACAGCTGCTAATGATGCAGTAACAGCTGCTATTAATGCTCTTACAACTCCTGCTAAACCTTAATTAAGAGATAAATTGTTATTATAAGATTACTTTTTAATCAATCGTAATTATCTGATAAAATAAAGTCTATAAATAATAAGCTAGGAGTTTTCTTCTCTTAGCTTATTTTGTTTCTTTATTCTATATTTACTTGCTTTACTTCTTTATTATACTTCCTTTAGATTTCTTTTATCTTTTAGACTTATATTTATGCTTTGATTTTACCTTTTTTTATCACTTAATAATAACTTATATTTTTTATTTGTAGGATCCTCAGAGTAGATTCTTAAAATCTATTATTAGTTTAGGTAATGACTTCTTAAATGTTTTTACTTCCTTTACTGATATGGTTGGAGGGGTTTTAGGGTTTAATACTAATACTAAAAAGTCTGATGTTGGGAACTACTTTAAAACTGTTCAGGATACTCTTTCATCTACTAAGAGGTCCCTTGAGAAAATTGTTTCTGATATGAAATCTGAGAATAATCCTAATGCTTCTGCAGTTGAGACCGCTGTAACTAATTTAGTTACTACCACTCTTGATAAAATAATCCAGGGGGCTAAGACTGCTAGTGAGGCTATTGGTACTACAGGTGATGAGTTGCTTGGTAATGTTGCTGAACCCGCTGCTGGTGCAGGTGTTGCTGCTGGTGATGAAGTCGATAAACTAGCAAAAGGAATTAAATCAATTGCGGATGTTGTACTTGGAGATAAAGGTAATCCTGATGCGGGAGATGATAAAAAAGCTGAAGATGGCAATACTGCAAGAACTGCTGCTGGTGGTGATGGTGAAGCAGGTAAATTATTTACAGCTGGTGCTGGTGCGGTTGGTGATGCTAACAATTCAAAAAAAGTTGCAGCTGATGCTGCTAAAGCTGTTGGAGCAGTAACTGGCTCTGACATCTTGAAAGCCATGGTTAAAGATAATGGTGATGCTGCTAAATTAGCTACTTCTCAGAATGCTGGTGCTGCCCCTAAAGATGCAACTATTGCAGGAGGTATAGCTTTAAGGGTTATGGCTAAGGATGGTAAATTTGCTGGTCCTAGTGCTGCTGCTGATGATGCTGTTACTGCAGTGAAAGGAGTAGTAGTAAGTGCTGTTACTAAGGCATTGGGTACTTTAACTATTGCAATAAGAAACACTATTGATGTGGGACTTAAAACCGTTAAAGATGCTATGAATATTAATACTACTGATACTCCTGTAACCATTGATAATACAACCTCTGAAGCTAAAAACCAATAATCAGAATTAATAATAGATACATAACTAAATAAAGTCATTTGAGGAAAACCTTTCTCTTTCTGAGAACCGTTTTCCTTTTATTTATATTATATTAATGACTTTATTTTTACTTCTTAGCTGTGGCAGTGGTCAACAGGCTGCAAACTCAGGTAATCCTGGAACAGCAGGAGGAGAGCAACAAGGGGTGGGGAGTTTAAGTTCAGTGCTAATGGAGGTAGGTAGGAGTGCTGAGAATGCTTTTTATTCTTTTTTAGAGTTACTCTCAGATACATTAGGTTTTACTGCTAAATCAACTACAAAGAAAGAAGATGTGGGAGGTTATTTTAACAGCTTAGGTGCGAAGCTTGGAGACGCATCAGAAGAGTTAGAACAAGTAGCAGTTAAGGCAACAGCAGATCTTGAGAAAGGCGATGCATCTAAAAATCCTATTAGAGTAGCTATTGATACAGCTAAGACTACTTTAAGCATATTAAAAGGCCATTTAGAGTCTTTAGGTCAAGTAGGCGATACTAATGTAGTAGGTTATGCAAATAATGTTCAGGGTACAGGAACAGCGCCAGACGATGCTCAGTTAAAAGAAATGTTTAGGGCATTGAAAGGAATAGTGGAAATA
It contains:
- a CDS encoding Vsp/OspC family lipoprotein, with the protein product MKRITFCALLMTLFLLMSCNNSGTSPKDGQAAKSDGTILDLATITKNITDAVDFAKNVKDVHTLVKSIDELAKAIGKKIKDGDELDIEAAVNESLVAGAFQVILTVETKLKLLEGPSAKISDACKKKVTEAKTKSREFLGKLRGATATLGKKGVADNDAKAAIDRIGTSNGDKGVAELIALNTAIDALLTAANDAVTAAINALTTPAKP
- a CDS encoding variable large family protein, with amino-acid sequence MKRITFCALLMTLFLLLSCGSGQQVANSGNPGTAGGEQQGVGSLSSVLMEVGRSAENAFYSFLELLSDTLGFTAKSTTKKEDVGGYFNSLGAKLGDASAELEQVAVKATADLEKGDASKNPIRVAIDAAKTTLSKLKGHLDSLKGIGDDKVVGDAASGGAGLGAAVDTDELKKALKALQEIVKSATDVGVQALKEGTTTLQANGGADNKDGAKILATSGGNNPAATDAGKAAAILSTVSGEEILASIIASKESDAALGAVADGNTSAISFAKGGQADHLAGANTPKAAAVVGGIALRSLIKTGKLASGAADAATGGGKEVQGVGITAVNKLLVAIEDIIKNIVKNVLEKAKEKIDEARATKPAGQ
- a CDS encoding DUF226 domain-containing protein, which codes for MNDVIENAEKKIRLIPKEEKLLFIRIEEIEGRKIYHTKIMEDLYKFGIYKSIKSMFFISFRGLFNQNKIEYFHLFPIQEGDKFLGIFYRYRRPIKNIVMKYEENGVIKTSTFSKVYYLEFRFKKGSVCCYLKGISRLLKKEKFDTKYYQSLIHIIKKLEREVYEFYGKKLPEGGLIEKWIQKNQK
- a CDS encoding Vsp/OspC family lipoprotein, producing the protein MKRITLSALLMTLFLLMSCNNSGTSPKDGQAAKSDGTIFDLDTITKNIKEAVAFAKSVTEIHTLVKSIDELAKAIGKKIKDDGTLEDEQNHNGALVTGVYQLILDVQGKLTKLETGASKFAGIKEKVVAAKTSSGTFLNKLKGESDLRKEGITDAHAKSAILVTDATKDKGAKELGELNTAIDALLTAAEAAVTAAITQLSTPAKSEPTAQSN
- a CDS encoding ERF family protein, producing MIKNIVNIITRMCKASKNQARINFLKSLHSLRMNLSGVAKNLNGYGYKYQDFNEIIREIKSVIKNNNLDIDFMQCPTFKVVGNNTINVITTTFYSPNNGYEYSFDTLVYSKELISTRAKIKIHYLNL
- a CDS encoding variable large family protein translates to MMKRITFCALLMTLFLLLSCGSGSAKTEDPKTTFLNSIANLGKGFLDVFTSLSDMVSGSFGIKAETKKEDIGAYFTKIAETMTSVKKKLQDEVANNGNYLKLKSVVDTFITGTLDKIAEGAKTAAKGATTDTAVGNAVKNEDATPADASSVNSLVKGIKTIVDVVLKDNEGSAEANKTTDDDKKDIGKLFSKASDDGTETEAAKANASIGAVTGADILQAIAKSGMASAGKDIDQAKDVAEIATAKNDSGTKETKRKDAVIAGGIALRAMAKGGKFAAKNEDKAVPAVNGVAASAVGKTLSTLIIAIRNTVDSGLKTISEALAAVKQEDKSADSTTPAGAAASGQKQ
- a CDS encoding ParA family protein: MDTKKPKVITIASIKGGVGKSTSSIILATLLAQKCKVLLIDMDTQASTTSYFYEKIEKLNVNLTKFNIYEILKESIDIESSIINIDNNLDLIPSYLTLHNFNEEKIECKDILLKTSLGTLCFEYDYIVIDTNPSLDITLKNALICSDYVIVPMTAEKWAVESLDLFNFFIKKLKLTLPIFLIITRFKKNKTHKALFEILKKSDRFLGIISEREDLNRRIAENNIFDLSKDYIKEYESILEKFLKKT
- a CDS encoding chromosome replication/partitioning protein, which codes for MDIKINKRVLNDNGSYVINDGALNYYNSLKEKLKINSKKEIYCKLETLKILKEIKDNQYYKLDGYKNFDSFSKDFRLARAQVYNYLKIANAIEEGVIEEEFLIKNGILETLVILRNKETKTIKKSRQNSIKPLRFQLKSRDSYDFYKKNGKFTSFLMDKLFRDKKDLLEEVMKEFKGE